The window ATTCCAACAATTTTAATGTTGCGATCGCTCATGGAATCATGGTTCTCCTTTCGGGTTTTACGAAatatttcatataaaaattttacAATCTAGAACTAGATTATCCTTCATAATAAACGCACTTATCAATATTAAGCTGTCAATCTCAATACACCAGTAATGTTCACCCGGATCATGATTCACCATTAGATTtagacttattagaatcctatggtggagattcaaagcatcctaaaaCTTAGGATTTAATAAACCTAAATCCAATGGTGAACAACTAAATTCATTTCGTCATTCAGGGTGCAGATGAAATCTGCTCAACACACGCTACCGTCATGTAATAACGAAAACGAAATCGCCACTATATAAAGAGAATACATTGTACGCTTCAGGTACACAAAAAATTCTCTCTTTTCTGTGTTGTGGTCCAGATGAACGCTACTGCTCAACACACGCTACAGAACAGTACACTAGACACAGTGTATCCCGTCATGTAAAAACGAAAACGATATTGTCACTATATAAAGAGAATACATTATACATTTTAGGTACACgaaaaaattctcttttttctCTGTTGTCTTGTATTTCGTCATTCAGGGTCTAGATAAACGCTACGGATCAACACACGCTACAGAGCAGTACGCTAGACATAGTGTATCCCGTCATGTAATAACGAAAACGATATCGTCACTATATAAAGAGAATACATTATATACTTTAGGTACACGGGATATTCTCTCTTTTTTCTCTGTTGTCTTCTATTTCGTCTTCCTCTCATCCGATAAAGCGAATTTAAGCATCGGAGTGCAAGCGTCGGATACCCGGCTCCACTCTTACACTATTATTTGCAGGTGAACAGAATATATGCTCTgcatttcataatttattaggTTTACAAAATCTCAAATTCTGAATTTCTACCAAATAGAACTCATCAAGAAACTCAAGAACAAGCACATTTTGAAATTgacaatttcttttccaaatgcACAAATCTTGAAATCCAATCCAAAAACCGAAAAATACATATCTGTCGCCTTTTACGTGATCAACAAGGACTAGCACGAAAGAACTGCAGCTGAAGAATATTCTGCACATCAAGCATCATCAAGAAACTCCATACGGAAGTAGTGCAGCAGCCACAATTCTCCCTTCTTCGTTCAGAATGTTGTAAGTTGATGCTGCATTCCTCTGTTACAAAACCGAGCCATATATTATAAGATTAACGGCTGAAACTATATCGAAACATGACAAAAACTTGCAGATTATTTGTTTATTATCTCCCAATTGATTCTTGTCGCATCTGCAATTTGCACTGTAATACAAAGATAAATGAGACATGATAACGAATATACTCTCTTTCGGAAGCTGTTCCTTAGTGAACTTGTGTAACACATTCTAATGTTATCTAAAGCACAAAGggaaacctttctactattacaTGAATCCAATTTACATTTCATCCAGGAAAAGCCATCTTTTTCTCAACAATACCGTTGTCATTTGATCCAATAGCGTTCCGTTTCCATTTTACAAGGGTGTTTGTTTACTCCATTTTATCCTCATGTTTGTTTGGTTAGAGAACTACTGAActccctgctttttggaaaatcagTTTTTTCCGACAGCAAACAGTAACAGCTACGCAAACATGTAAACCAAACAGACTCTTACTGTCTACTAGTCAGAGTAAGTCGCAATGTCGTTGAAGCTCATTTTCTGTTAGGAATTGACTTGGATTGGGTATTGATTGAACAAGTTTAATATGCGGAAAATAAATTGCAAGGTAACTCAAAACACAATATTTACATGGTCGTAGTTGTTAAAGGCActaaggggtcctggagcctaaGCTCAAGGCAACGCAAGGCGTGCCCCCGACGAACATGAGGcgcaaaaaatttaaaaatatatatatactatattaCTAGTTAAAGCATATCAATATCACTAATACTCTATTACTAGTTAATGCTAGGGATGTTCAAAAATCGAACCGGACCGATGCATTTCGTTTTTTCGGTACGGTTCTTCAGTCTATTAGGTTCAGTTACGATCttagtttataaaatatatcGGTAATATCagtcggttcggtttttatgacaaaattaCCGAATTAACCGAACCGGTTGTTGACCGTTGTACACCCCTAGTTAAGGCATAAACAAAAACACACACACTTACGACCACATAAAGAACACAAAACCTCATAAAACATAATACCAAATGTCAAAAACACTAAGTTAAGTTCATATTTCATAGAAACATTAACATATATTTAACGTCTTAACACAATTCCAGGCTGCACGTTCTCTGTTGGTTCTTCTGTGTGTCGTAGTTACTTTTGTTTCTATATGTCGCAGTTTTTGTTTGAGTGGAGACTATTCTTTACGTGACTTTACTCTTAATCCCTTTCTAGTCTTTTTATATTTACGTCCCTTGATATTCCTATTTAGCTCCAGGGTTAAGATTAAGTTTAACATAAATTAGATTAGCGGTTGAGGTTAATTAACCagtaaaagggcggcccggtgcactacgcgtccccgctaagtgAGGGTCCCGGGAGGAGTTCCACCACAAAGTTGTAttaggggcaagccttcccctaccaattttttggcaagaggccgctcctaagactcaaacCGTGATCTCTCGGTCACACGaaaacaacgtttaccgttgcaccaagattaaaaataaataataaacgaGTGAAAACATTATTTGTTACTAAAGtgtgcctttaacaactatgtacGTAGTTCAGATAATTATGCATACGTCTACAGGAGAGGAGAAGTATTTTTTCTGAACATCAACATTACGAGATTGAGGACAGCCGCGAAAACCCTTTGAATGCTCAAGAATTATAGTCAACAGCGATCCAATTCGTAACAGTTTCCATTCTAGAAAGACATGAGGTATAAGATTACAGATATACTTTCTCTTTTAGAAGTTGTTTATCAGTGAAGTTTATTCCAGATATTGCTATGCTACCTAAGATGAGGAACGAAACAAATTTCTAAATGCATAAGCATAAAAAGCAATTGAAATTACCGAGTCAACTGTTTCTAATTTCATTCCAGTAGACCGAACGAAGCGCCTGATTTCAGGATCTACATGTTGAATATACCTCCCAGAACCAATAATTAAGATCTCTGAAATAAATgcacaaacaaaataaaattagaaatttatttAGCCATGGGAAAAATAAGAAGTGATTCATCAAATTAATTTGTGTAACGTGGAGAGATATAGAGAATATGCGGAAAAGACCATCTCGGCAAATATGAGAATAAGGacaattttatcattttgtGCATTCATAGATTTCTAGAGCATGTGCCAGCAATTACGGGGCTGCTTGGTCCTGCTGTTGTTGTTTATGTTTACCGTTTGTTGTTGCCGGTAGATATTAGctaatttttcttccaaaattactaTAGGCAGTTACTTCTCAATCGTAACCAATTTTATATCTACTGTTTGgagtaaaacaacaaaaacGAGCTATAAAAAGAACCAACCGGAGACTATCTATTTGGACAATTTGTCACAGCACAAGGGTACAATAACATAAATCTGAATAACCCAAACTTATGAAATAAACACGGATATCTCACCCAATGATCTAATATGTCGGttagaaaatttaaataagAAGTTCAACTATCAACCGAATTGAACAATTGTGAAACAAACTCGAGCAATGTTCAGAAACAAATTCAAGTAACTTTGGATAATCATATGGGTTTACCCTTCCATGATTCATTCACTAACTCTTCCCACATATTTATCCATATAAGAATTGCATGTTCGGGAAACACTAATTTAGTATGACAGCTTGCTTATatgctatgttgcacggaaactcttcttcactAGGGTTTCCGTGTTTCCTGTCCTTTTCCGTTTCCATTTCTTTTCCGTTCCATTACCGTTTCCTAgctaaagtttcttagaaataacgtttctcCGTACCCTTTTCCATTCGTGCAACATACCCTAtatgtgacaaaaaaaaaagcattttgAAGAACACAAAAATATTAGGAGTTGTGCCTACATATAACAAGCCAAAACTATATGCGAAGGACTCAGCCACGGATAAACAACACTGGGTTGCATTGCAAGGACTCGGCCATTATTTGCAACCCAAGACCCACCAATAAACCAAGGACTAAGCCTCGTTTTGAAAACATGGGCACGATAACCGAAAGAAGAAAGTCCTTTCAACAGTCAATtacaaataagaaaaacaataaCCATGTACCATTAATACAAATGAGCAAGAACAAACATGAACTAAGTTCACGCTACACATTAGTAAACTGCAATTTTAAGCATGTGAGGACATGAATGCAATGTTTGAAGCATTAAAAAAGAAAACCATAATCAACTCTTACCTGGTATTGGCCGCATAATTTGGAAGATGGATAAACTGCATCAAAGGGAAAAATGATGAAGTGTCAGAAGAGAAGCCCAATCACAATTCACATATATGTAACAGCACAATTGTTATACAACAAGAAACTGTTCGAGTAATGGAGACTTGTTATGCTATTATTGGTCTTATGTAGGGTAAAGTGCTGTGACGGTAATTGAAGTTTGGAACGGAATCTATTTCACAAAGGTAAATGAACTTcatttggtttaaaaaaaaatgaaagatcttgagatttgatttcaataaaagTACTAGCAaatttgtattaaaaaaaacttacttCAGTGGAACAGAAACACTTATTGAAATGTTGGCGTGGCACAGAGGACAGTTAATTGTATGTCAACTAAGCGCAATGGTGTACATGTTTAACTTTTATGGATAACGTGTCAACCATGTATATGCCACATGACAAATCCTAAGCcactaaaatatttaaaaatcaCATTGTTGTCTGATATGTGGCTTAGTTGGCATATAGTTAAAATGTCTTTTATGACACATCATTCCGCTGAGTTTTTATACATACAAATTAGCTAGAATGACTTTATTCAAATCAAATGTGAAGTTCAGTAATATTATTGGAAAACAGTGACCTCTGTTTCATAAACCAAAAAGGCAGAGAATTAGTACTAAGATTGCAGGAAATAAACAAGAGAAAGGAACTACTTTACGACAAAATTGAGTATCAAACAATTCGATTTAAGGGTCAACATAGTCCCTAAAGTTGGCAACCAAGATCAATTTAAGCCCAAATACTTATTTAGGTACCAACTTAGCCCTCAAGTTGGCAAATGTCATGGAACCGactgaactaaaagcttaagcttttagttaaGTTGGTTCCGTGCTATGGTATCAGATTGATCACTCGATTaattgcaggacatggtaatatgggccCGTGTCTTGCATGCTTCAAGCCAAGTTAGCATTGGTGCGTGGGGGTGTGTCAGATTAACGTTGGACCTTTAACTACTAGCTTAATCTTTGAGTTCAGTTGGTTCTATAACATGGTATCAGATCCTCTGGGTTCGATTCCTAGCAACCTCATTTGTCGATTTAATTGCGGCACATGGTAATATGAGTGGTGGCATTAGCTTGTGTcaagatattaatatgaagttgGTTCCATGAATGcaaattttgacaaattgatCCGAATACAGTCAGTTTTAATAAcaaaaaatctataaatttGGACAAATTTGTCAAAATTTGCTAACTTAGAAGCTGAATTGATACCTAAACTTTGATATGGGTCAAATTCATCTTCACTGTCAAGTTTAAAGGCcattttgacccttaattcCAAACAATTCAGCAGTGGATTTGTGAATGAAGCCTATACAATTCAAAAaccctaaattaaaaaaacaaacaaaccttTCGGGAGTAATCTGAGAGAAATTCTTGGGAGACCAAGATAGAAGTAAATTTCCGACGCAGAGCAAGCTACCTTCATAATCAACCCCATTCACTTTAAATCCTGTGTCAGTATACCTAAAATCGAACAGAAAATTCAACACATAAAAACAAAATCAGTACTAGAAAAAGACGAGGAAGACGAAGAAGTATAATATACCCTTGAAAGCGAAGCTGGTCCTGAGGGACGTTATCGATGAGATTGATCTGATCGTAGAGAGAAAAAGCGCGCCTAAGCGATGGTAAAGCTGCGACTCTTCCTTCTACAGGAGCATTTCGGAGGCTCTGTATCAGCTTGGGTAATGTTGAAACTGCTCTGTGTCTTGTTATTGCCATTTCGCTTTCTTTCTCAATGTTGATTCCATCACATTTGAGGAGGAAAGAGAACGTATGAGCTGGGCTTCAACTTGAATACTATAGTCCATAGTTTTCTGGACCGCTGAgcagaaccgaaccgaaattccAAAGACTGAAAAAACCAGATTAGAAAAACCGGACCAAACTTGATCAAATTATATTTTAGTGTGGTTCGGTCTTAATTTTTAAGCTAGTTTGATTTTCGATTCGGTTCAGTCCAAAACGACCCGAAATATAATATATGCTATTTTTAGTTTTagggttttaaattaattaatagaaaataaaaaacaattaaacatatttcttctcttttaactaattatatataaaaataaaaagctaattatatgattattgtatttatataattcTTTAATTAGCGAAGACAATTAGCTATAGGTCTCTAATGCTTTTTTTGGTTCAAACATGAACCAAACTGGACCGGAGTGAAATAATTTGGTTCGATCTAGACCAAAccgaattataatttgatttggTTTGGTTCTAAAAATTACATGTAATTCAGTTCGATTCGGTTTTTAAACCAAACCGGATCATACTCACCCCTAGTTTTATGTatctttatttcttatttttcatattataGTTACAATTTAGGAAAAGGCCTTACACATCTATCGAAGTTGTACAAAAACTGCAATTGACTCTTGAATTTCAAAACGTTATAACTATTCttattaacttatttatttcgaaTAAATGGCCTCTCAAATGTCACGTGGCAGCGCATGATGACAATGTAGATTAATTATAACTTTTTGAAGTTCTAATCACACGCAACTATGTGAATGTGAGGAgttatttgtttcaaataaaaattgaaaagattAATTATAACGTTTTGAAATCAGTCGCAGTTTTTGAACAACTTTGAAATGCAGCGATGTATTATGCTTTAGGGAAATGTGTTCAGCTATCAACATTTAGCTCTAATTTATCTATTTGTGAATGTTCAAATATTTTTAGAATAAGATATCAAAATGgcttcaatatttttttttttgaaggtgtGAATTTAACGACaatgtacaaaatagcactatTTCTTCTTCAACGTTTGTGAAATAGTATCAATTTAGCCTTGAGTAATGGAACTTGACTCATggctaaattggtaccatttcacAAACGTTAAGTCTAAAATGGTTACTATTTCATGCATTATAGCACTTCCCAAAAACTTCAAAGTTATTTCCGTACTAAATTGACCTTATATCGAGGCTGACACAAGCCCGCTAAAAAGCCCATATATTCGGGGACTTGTTCGGAGACTTTTTCACAAGTTTTACTTGTAAACAAGTTGTTAATTCTATTCATGAATATCACTCATAAACAgctcattaattatattcatttgaaaaaaaaaaaataaacacaaaactacatagttttaaaACCTCCGAAATTCCAAAACTAAGGTATACACAAAACCATGTTATTTTATATTTCCCCCATTAATagaatactattattaaaaaaatcaattgaagCAAGCTTGCTCATGAACTTaatcatgaacattataataaGCTTGATGAACATATACCCGAACCTGCTCACGAGATTTCAAGTCAAGTTTCACCGTTCTCAAACTTGACTCCTCTATAAATTCATGAACACAATCTagcttgttcatgaacataTAACCAAACCTAGTCACGAGATTTCAAGTCAAGTTTCACCGTGCTCAAGCTTAGCTCCtttataaatcgagccgaaCACAGTGGCTCATTCACAGCCATACATTCAACTCATTGAACATTCTTCCATAATGTAAAATAAGGATATGAAatttgataaaaagaaaaataattaattagaaaacAAAATCATTTCAGTCATAATTTTCAATGTGTCTGTTTGGTTTCTCTACAAGCTGCTAACCTAATCTAattctagcttaaataaaactcAGATACATACAGTATACACCCATATCAAACTCTTCCCCCCAAAACCAAGGATTtctgtgtgtgtgtgtatatatggTACTGGCTGTGCTCTATTGCATATAATTAAGAGTTGTGATTCTGCATCTGCATTGAAGCACTCCTCTCGTCATTCGTCGCCTGAGAAATCGAAATTTTTCGAAGAGAACGGTATTGCAGGCGGACATTCTCGCCACTTCCGATGATTTTAAGCAAGTACCTGCAACACAAGAATCGTCAATTTCCTTTATCATCGAACCAACTAAACTAAAAGGTTAAGTTGATAGTTAATGattcaattcatattaatatctgacacgtCCTTGCACGTGGATACCCACTAGGCTTGAAGCATGCACAACACAACACAACACCATATTAACATGTCTTAAAATTTAAACAACGTGAATGCCAACTGGACTTCAAGCATACACAAGACCATAttaccaacaacaacaacaacaacaaagccttagtcccgaaatgattcggggtcggctaacatgaaccatcatatgaaaccgtacaatcaagtcgtgtcagcgacacaaattctctccctccactatGCCCTGTCCACTACCATATTCTCCTCaatccctaataaactcatatcaccatggatcaccctcctccaagtttgcttaggtctaccCCTACCTCTCACCACACATccttttgccactcttcagtcctcctaaccggcgcatcaagcgttcttcgtcttacatggtcaaaccaccttagtcggttttccctcattttaatctcaatagatgtaacccctacttttgtcctaattatttcattactcaccctatcctttctcgtatgaccacacatccatctcaacatatgcatctccgccaccgacatcttatgaatgtgacagtgtttcactgcccaacactccgtaccatataacaatgttggtctgattgccgtgcggtagaattatcccttcaatctattaggcatgccggggtcacaaaggaaacatgtagcactcttccacttcgtccaaccagatttaatcctatgagcaacatccccatctacttctccatccgtttggataatagatcctaaataccggaagcaatccgaggcctgaacaactctcccatctagggtaattgtccctgcctccccaTCTACACAAGaccatatatctttaaaatttaAACAACAAATGAGGTTGTTAGAATTCCAACCCTTGAACACTTGGTCTAAAAGGTTCTATATCATGTTAtcgaaccaattgaactaataGCTAAACTTTTAGTTAAAAGCCCAATTCATGTTAAAagcccaattcatattaatacgTGACACTTCCACATTTGATCACACAAAAAGAGCTTGATCAAATTAAAATCACTATCGCTGCACAAAtcacgggtaaattacactcatgaccactgaattttacctCTACTAACGTTATGGctactaaacttcaaaatgtaacataaaagttattcaattttacactttctaatattatagacgctaaacttcaattaactcctcaaaatgaccattgGCGACCTCAAAATAGAGAagtccaaaaattaaagttatttggCATCAGAACAACGGATTCGTTAAGCGTTAAAATTAGAATAATAGCACTTATGAGTACAGAAAGCTTTTTTCTCCCCCTTTGGTATCCTGTGGTTTGTGGTTCAATTAGGTCAGATATCTCGGGAGGTTGAGTAGGGGTTGTGAAATGGAAATTGGAATAAAATCTACTCTTACAGAGCCTTGGCCTGCAAGTCATCGTAGGCAGTGCTTCGCTCCAGTTTTGAAGCTTCTAGCTGCTTCGCCTGCTTCTTATTACGATGGCGTGGCGAAAATGAACTGAACGAAAGAAAAGCGAGATGAACGTGAACCACATTTACCATGGAAATacgtttttattttccaaaatcaccattTTCAGAGCTCTCTCTAAAGATTCACTTTTTCTTTCCTAACCAATCACCACCTAAATGAACTCAAAACAAAaagattgaagaattaaactCGCTTAGAATATGATTTCCATTGGTTTCACAGCGAAGGGCTACCTACCTACTAATAAGATTGAGCGCCTTTTTTGCTAGaaaagttgagtgacttttacgttacgttttgaagtttagtagtCATAATGTTAGTtgggataaagttcagtgaccatgagCATGATTTACCCCACAAACCACAGTTCCAAAAGAGACAAATCTTGCCCCATCACTTCAATTTTCTATTGCAATTCAATACGCGTGTTGTAATTGTGTTATGGTATCTATATATTCATGCGATTCTAAATGATATAAATGCACTAAAAATGATATCATGTGTCGAACAGTCGCGTCAGAAGTTGTCAACAACCCTACTTATCCTCAATGGTATTATCGAAACATTATTGTCGCAACTTACCATCATTGATCACAACTTTCATTCACTGTACAGTTAGGTAATGGCAAGGTTTTGTTTAACAAAAAAGCAAGAAAGGCGAGTCCTTGACTCACCAGCCATTCAGACATTGCGATGTGATAATTGCTTCCTTTCCGACAAACTTTTCTGGCGTTCGCCTATTTCCCTGTATGATTCAGCATGCCATTCAAATTCAGTATCAAACTGAGTAGCAAGAGAGTGCATAATCAACGGTAAATAACAGGAGAGGTAAAACGAACCCTAATTACTACTTTCTCATTGACAGAAAATGGATACTGCACTCCCCTAAGCAAATTATCATCAGCTGTAACATCTCCATTCTCCTGAAttataacaaaaacaaaaataattcagCTCCAACTGAGGATAATTTACTcacattaatcaaattaataatacatgaataaaataaatttgcAACACATGCACTATTTTTTGAAGGAATAATGTACCAAAATGGcctcaagttttttttttggaagtgTCAATTTAACCCCAACTTATAATATAGCACCATTCTAACCTCAACGTTTGTGAAACAGTATCAATTTAGCTATGTTGCACAGAAACGGATACAGAAACTGAAACGGATACTGGGAAACGTAATTTCCGAGAAACATAGGAAACGGAAACATGGGGGAAACATgtagatataaaaaaaatgtaggggcatatttataattattaaaaatataataatacctTACAAAACAAGATTGAAGAACAAGAGGAAGAAAGTACAAGCTCTATCGAGATTCAGGAGATAAAGAATATAGGAGAGAC is drawn from Euphorbia lathyris chromosome 9, ddEupLath1.1, whole genome shotgun sequence and contains these coding sequences:
- the LOC136206972 gene encoding uncharacterized protein, which codes for MAITRHRAVSTLPKLIQSLRNAPVEGRVAALPSLRRAFSLYDQINLIDNVPQDQLRFQGYTDTGFKVNGVDYEGSLLCVGNLLLSWSPKNFSQITPESLSIFQIMRPIPEILIIGSGRYIQHVDPEIRRFVRSTGMKLETVDSRNAASTYNILNEEGRIVAAALLPYGVS